In Rubripirellula amarantea, a single genomic region encodes these proteins:
- a CDS encoding CehA/McbA family metallohydrolase has protein sequence MKNFICVLFFVNVASAAFAQEPSEDTVSLEEAMIHLRSGETREWSSFPEVASGARIERRFHSEPNPEAYTLSLRQQDVKEAWQVLINEQPLGRLVRDENDMVTDFEIPHGALVQGENKLEVLPHNKDVVDDIRVGEIRIHRMDPPTLRSAATIDVDLFDERGGFMPGRITIVDERGTLVPVIAEPDVETAVRAGVVYTSSGRTSFAVKAGVYKLYAGRGFEYSIASTDIEIMPGQRMRASMKLRREVDTAGWVACDTHMHTLTHSGHGDCTIEERMVTLAGEGVELAIATDHNKHVDFRPSLIAAGLVSEFTPVIGNEVSTEKGHFCIFPIEDDSPIPDFHIHHWEDLFEDIYSTPGVRVAILNHARDIHNGFRPFSPRHHLSLTGENLDGQLQRYNALEVINSGAIKNDVKLLFMDWCGLMNRGLSPTPVGGSDSHDVSRYIVGQGRTYIRCNDTDPASINIDECVDSFLAGRVVVSYGLLATLNVNREANDSDLVTLGQNGLELVVEVHGPQWTEADSVELYICGQRRFSEKVPGESSRSAGKKFRHTWRIAPGELKHDVWVTATATGPGVSAPYWPMAKPYDVDSPDFESRAFSCSGAIRIDADGDGMFSSPAQYADQLIHQHGQDFAAITKALTDHHISVTHQVASKLRASGVDLAEIQQAAEGHVSLALSQYRKAWRDSTIARLEQTD, from the coding sequence ATGAAAAACTTCATCTGCGTATTGTTCTTTGTTAACGTTGCTTCAGCAGCATTCGCACAGGAACCATCGGAGGATACGGTCAGTCTTGAGGAAGCGATGATTCATTTGCGCAGTGGTGAAACGCGGGAATGGAGCTCGTTTCCGGAGGTCGCGTCTGGTGCTCGTATTGAACGCAGGTTCCACTCGGAACCGAATCCTGAAGCCTACACGCTGTCACTTCGCCAACAGGATGTGAAGGAAGCGTGGCAAGTGTTGATCAATGAACAACCGCTCGGTCGGCTCGTTCGTGATGAAAACGACATGGTGACTGATTTTGAAATTCCACATGGCGCGTTGGTGCAGGGGGAAAATAAGCTCGAAGTTCTTCCTCACAACAAAGACGTCGTTGATGACATTCGTGTAGGTGAGATCCGAATTCATCGAATGGATCCACCGACGCTTCGGTCTGCTGCGACAATCGACGTAGATTTGTTCGACGAGAGGGGGGGCTTTATGCCAGGCCGTATCACGATTGTCGACGAACGTGGAACTCTAGTCCCAGTAATCGCGGAACCGGACGTTGAAACGGCAGTGCGTGCAGGGGTTGTTTACACGAGCTCGGGAAGGACAAGTTTCGCAGTCAAGGCTGGTGTCTACAAACTTTATGCTGGACGTGGTTTCGAATATTCCATCGCGAGCACCGACATCGAGATCATGCCTGGTCAGCGCATGCGAGCGTCGATGAAGCTTAGACGCGAAGTCGATACCGCCGGATGGGTTGCCTGTGACACGCACATGCATACTTTGACACATTCTGGCCACGGAGATTGCACGATCGAGGAACGAATGGTCACATTGGCCGGGGAAGGTGTTGAATTGGCAATCGCCACCGACCACAACAAGCATGTTGACTTTCGACCATCGCTCATTGCTGCCGGATTGGTTTCCGAATTCACACCTGTGATTGGCAATGAAGTCTCCACTGAAAAGGGGCACTTCTGCATTTTTCCGATCGAAGATGACAGCCCCATTCCCGACTTTCACATCCACCATTGGGAAGATCTGTTTGAGGATATCTATTCAACTCCCGGCGTGCGTGTCGCGATCTTGAACCATGCACGTGACATCCATAATGGATTCCGTCCCTTTTCACCTCGTCATCATCTCAGTCTGACCGGCGAAAACCTCGATGGCCAATTGCAACGATACAACGCGTTGGAAGTAATCAATTCGGGTGCCATTAAGAACGATGTGAAGCTGCTGTTTATGGATTGGTGTGGACTGATGAACCGTGGACTTTCGCCCACCCCTGTAGGCGGAAGTGATTCGCACGATGTTTCGCGTTACATCGTTGGTCAGGGCAGAACTTACATCCGTTGCAACGATACGGACCCGGCGTCGATCAATATTGACGAATGCGTCGATTCCTTTCTCGCAGGCCGTGTTGTGGTTAGCTATGGACTATTGGCAACCTTGAACGTCAACCGTGAAGCGAACGATTCAGATCTTGTCACACTTGGACAAAATGGGTTGGAACTCGTCGTCGAAGTCCACGGCCCGCAGTGGACGGAAGCTGACTCTGTCGAGTTGTACATTTGCGGTCAACGTCGCTTTAGTGAAAAAGTCCCCGGTGAGTCATCTCGGAGTGCTGGCAAGAAGTTTCGTCACACTTGGCGGATCGCGCCAGGTGAACTTAAACATGATGTCTGGGTCACCGCCACCGCAACGGGGCCCGGAGTATCGGCCCCTTATTGGCCAATGGCGAAGCCCTACGACGTCGATTCGCCCGACTTCGAATCTCGTGCGTTTAGTTGCTCCGGTGCGATCCGCATCGATGCGGATGGGGATGGTATGTTTTCATCGCCCGCCCAATACGCCGATCAATTGATTCATCAACATGGACAAGATTTCGCAGCGATCACAAAGGCTTTGACGGACCATCACATCAGCGTCACTCATCAGGTTGCATCGAAATTGCGAGCGTCCGGAGTCGACCTCGCCGAAATACAGCAGGCGGCTGAAGGTCATGTTAGTCTCGCTCTATCACAATACCGTAAAGCTTGGCGAGACTCCACGATCGCGAGACTCGAACAAACTGATTGA
- a CDS encoding PIG-L deacetylase family protein — translation MRLLICLLTITFSTSVAFADVSSDDDGKLRIIVFGAHPDDAEYRAGGCAVKWSRLGHHVKLVSVTNGDIGHWSMSGGALAKRRTEEVRKASEIMNTTSEVVDIHDGELMPTLENRRIITRLIREWKADVVIAHRPWDYHPDHRYVGVLVQDASFMVAVPFFCPDVPALKKNPVFLYSSDRFKNPYPFKADIAVSIDDAFETKVAAIAELESQVFDGGALGNEETAAKSPPARMKDLRLEMVREVWNNRSENEAANYRDSLVRWYGEERGNAVKYAETFEICEYGAQPSDDEIRRLFPFFDEPNKAVEAVEADNASLDGPSDRNSSDNSKRELNRNAG, via the coding sequence ATGCGTTTGCTAATATGTCTACTAACGATCACGTTTTCTACTTCCGTCGCGTTTGCAGACGTTTCCTCGGATGACGACGGCAAACTTCGTATTATCGTTTTTGGGGCTCACCCTGACGATGCCGAATATCGAGCCGGCGGATGCGCAGTAAAATGGTCGCGACTTGGACACCATGTGAAATTAGTGTCAGTCACCAATGGCGATATCGGGCATTGGTCCATGTCAGGTGGCGCCCTCGCGAAACGCCGGACGGAAGAAGTTCGCAAGGCGTCTGAAATCATGAACACGACATCGGAAGTCGTGGACATTCACGATGGCGAATTGATGCCTACCCTTGAAAATCGGCGCATCATTACTCGGCTGATCCGCGAATGGAAAGCGGACGTTGTGATCGCTCATCGACCTTGGGACTATCACCCCGATCATCGCTATGTGGGCGTGCTGGTACAGGACGCTTCCTTCATGGTTGCAGTGCCGTTTTTCTGTCCCGATGTTCCTGCGTTGAAAAAGAATCCGGTCTTCTTATACAGCAGCGACCGATTCAAAAATCCGTATCCCTTCAAGGCTGATATTGCCGTCTCGATTGACGATGCGTTTGAAACCAAGGTCGCAGCGATCGCAGAACTCGAATCCCAAGTGTTCGACGGCGGTGCACTAGGAAACGAAGAAACCGCAGCCAAGTCGCCACCAGCAAGAATGAAGGATCTGCGATTAGAAATGGTTCGCGAGGTATGGAACAATCGTTCTGAGAATGAAGCAGCGAACTATCGCGATTCACTCGTACGTTGGTACGGCGAAGAGCGGGGCAACGCGGTCAAGTACGCGGAAACGTTCGAAATATGCGAGTACGGTGCCCAGCCAAGTGACGATGAAATTCGAAGGTTGTTCCCATTCTTTGACGAACCAAACAAAGCAGTCGAGGCAGTCGAAGCAGATAACGCGAGCCTTGATGGACCTTCCGACCGGAATTCCAGCGACAATTCCAAACGCGAACTCAATCGCAATGCAGGCTAA
- a CDS encoding Gfo/Idh/MocA family protein, whose translation MPRSRQPNRRRFLQTVSAAGAAAVLPASSDRIFAADSPNERPVFASIGLRNQGWVITQSALEATDVVALADVDANILGATAEKMVNEKNTKRPDTYKDYRSILERDDIDAVLIATPDHWHAKIAIEAMYAGKDVYCEKPLTLTIAEGKLIEKVVKETGRVFQVGTMKRSQDNFLKAMAMIRGGRIGDLKRVTCGLKDFQPSPSIPVADVPKGLDWDFWLGPAPKVDYRALPEVREGYGGGVPFHSNCHYSFRNWFAYSGGKMTDWGAHFVDIGFWGIGEKQTAPIEVTPQDFKMGCEYKDGYPVPQDRYNVATTFEVKVDLADGVEMIITSEGDGGVLFEGTKGRFFVNRGKLAGKPAEDLASNPLPDGAIEEVYGGPHTPNHVVNLINSMRSREQPISDVWSHNQMLEICHLSNIAMRLNRSLKWDPSKREIIGDDQASSFMSRENRKGFEIEM comes from the coding sequence ATGCCAAGATCTCGCCAGCCAAATCGTCGTCGTTTCTTGCAAACTGTGTCGGCTGCCGGAGCGGCTGCCGTTTTACCAGCGTCATCAGATCGCATTTTCGCTGCAGATTCGCCCAACGAACGGCCCGTGTTTGCTTCAATCGGTTTACGTAACCAGGGTTGGGTTATCACTCAATCGGCTCTTGAAGCAACCGACGTGGTCGCGCTTGCCGATGTTGATGCAAATATTCTCGGTGCGACTGCTGAAAAGATGGTCAACGAGAAGAATACGAAGCGGCCCGATACCTACAAGGACTACCGCAGTATTTTGGAAAGAGACGACATCGATGCGGTGCTGATTGCGACTCCCGACCACTGGCACGCAAAGATTGCGATCGAAGCGATGTACGCGGGCAAAGATGTCTACTGCGAAAAACCTCTGACGCTAACAATCGCCGAAGGCAAATTGATTGAAAAGGTAGTCAAGGAAACAGGCCGTGTTTTTCAAGTCGGTACCATGAAGCGGTCGCAGGATAACTTTCTCAAAGCGATGGCAATGATCCGAGGGGGGCGCATCGGAGATCTGAAGCGCGTGACCTGCGGTCTCAAGGACTTCCAGCCGTCGCCTTCGATCCCCGTCGCTGACGTGCCGAAAGGACTTGATTGGGACTTCTGGTTGGGACCGGCACCCAAAGTCGATTACCGCGCTCTCCCCGAGGTGCGAGAAGGTTACGGTGGTGGTGTTCCGTTTCACAGCAATTGTCACTATTCGTTCCGCAACTGGTTTGCGTATTCAGGCGGCAAGATGACCGACTGGGGAGCCCACTTTGTCGATATCGGTTTCTGGGGGATTGGCGAAAAACAAACAGCTCCGATCGAAGTCACTCCGCAAGATTTCAAGATGGGATGTGAGTACAAAGACGGCTATCCGGTTCCTCAAGATCGCTACAACGTCGCGACCACGTTCGAGGTTAAGGTTGATTTGGCGGACGGTGTCGAGATGATTATCACGAGCGAAGGAGACGGTGGGGTCTTGTTCGAAGGGACGAAAGGAAGATTCTTCGTCAACCGTGGAAAACTTGCGGGTAAGCCAGCCGAAGACCTTGCATCCAATCCGCTGCCTGATGGCGCGATCGAAGAGGTGTATGGTGGTCCGCACACACCAAACCACGTGGTGAACTTGATCAACAGTATGAGATCACGCGAGCAGCCAATATCAGATGTTTGGTCGCACAACCAAATGCTCGAAATCTGTCACCTCTCGAACATAGCAATGCGATTGAATCGCAGTTTGAAATGGGATCCGTCGAAGCGCGAGATTATTGGCGACGATCAAGCGAGTTCATTCATGAGTCGTGAGAATCGCAAAGGTTTCGAGATCGAAATGTAG
- a CDS encoding DUF6797 domain-containing protein encodes MIFSIALRVLIPFSFLITSVVHAETLRHPLPLEAQLKNAGVERIAIEARQRGDARRGALLFYKSAASCVSCHLGDGSTSPLGPDLATIGKVPDSHVIESLLFPSKKIRDGFETYSVLTVDGQVLVGMMVERNEDAITMRLASNLADDKVVSMDDVEAIRTNETSLMPDGLVASLINQRDFLDLAKYVMQVSEGGQDSAANLKPSEEQLAVVDDTANLDHAGIISKLTANDFDEGHSIYHGYCFNCHGSDGNTPSLPTARAFGTQKLRFGSDPYRMFLTLSHGNGLMAPMSHLTPKERYQVVHYVREAFMKPSNPEYFDVTSEYLAGLPLGTENGTKIADVPRDLGPALGSQLRREFSSVLTIPLGGLTISYDLHSMNQAGIWNGGFLDLTQTQHVRDRGEGTANPQGTEINAMARWQWGHDGTLDYPRKDLLPRGPMPIKWMDYHGYYVSGNAVVLSYTIDRRAILEAPRFSGDNSITHSLQISPGRSLVLWLADGFGTESQLETDFAANKNAGFAVRGDTKGIRWEVDKKERLMLRIPADQNVRDLDIVRTWIDSSEQASSSEKLKRQLQSHSTKPLSSSPGKLLAGGPALWPEQVITVGTLGLEEGGYVLDTLTLPDATDSNTWFRTSALDFYSDGRMAICTYGGDVWVVSGIDTDLMDLRWKRFAAGLYEPLGLKIVDDYVYVTCKDRIVRLHDRDRNGEADFYESFSADTDVSVNFHAFNFDLQTDSEGNFYYAKSGHGADSDLPGVVFKISPDGKNREVYSTGFRTPNGMGVLPGDTSTLARIVNSDNQGQWTPASKINLLKPGGFYGWVPTYSIPGMWEPGGGAIDITQVQAPETFEPPLVWMPQEFDNSSGGQIYVEDHRFGPLSKHLLHTCFGKGWMSYLMIQDVGELSQAAIVKLPFNFATGIMRGRVNPKDGQVYATGLQGWNGGGRVGLADGGIQRLRYTGKPAPMVVDARVVPGGLELDFNFKLSPSSAKDIASYVGNQWDYQWSRNYGSDQYVPGTQEQGTEPLAIESVVVESLDVLGPGARGSDTRGADTPKAVTGEAVTGEAVTGEARARGTGTRVRLVTPKIAPVHQLHLRLHLKDAYGNPFDEEIYWTINAVPPQHAPLATE; translated from the coding sequence GTGATTTTTTCGATAGCTCTTCGCGTACTGATTCCGTTCTCTTTTCTGATCACGTCAGTAGTGCATGCGGAAACGCTGCGACATCCGCTGCCCCTCGAGGCTCAGCTAAAGAACGCTGGCGTTGAGCGTATAGCCATCGAGGCTCGTCAACGCGGTGATGCTCGGCGCGGTGCGCTCTTGTTCTATAAGTCGGCGGCGTCTTGCGTGTCGTGCCATCTCGGCGACGGATCAACGTCACCGCTTGGGCCCGATCTAGCAACGATTGGTAAAGTGCCCGATAGCCATGTCATCGAATCGCTGTTGTTTCCATCTAAGAAAATCCGTGATGGCTTCGAGACATATTCGGTGCTGACCGTAGATGGTCAAGTGTTGGTCGGAATGATGGTGGAAAGAAATGAGGATGCCATCACGATGCGGTTAGCGTCAAACTTGGCTGACGACAAAGTTGTCTCGATGGACGACGTCGAAGCGATTCGTACCAATGAAACGTCATTGATGCCCGATGGTTTGGTTGCGTCGTTGATCAACCAGCGAGACTTTCTGGACCTTGCGAAGTATGTCATGCAAGTGTCCGAGGGCGGCCAAGACAGTGCTGCGAATTTGAAGCCATCCGAAGAGCAGCTTGCCGTGGTTGATGATACCGCCAACCTGGATCACGCCGGCATCATCAGCAAACTGACGGCCAATGACTTTGACGAAGGGCACAGTATCTATCATGGTTATTGTTTCAACTGCCACGGCAGCGATGGGAACACTCCCTCACTACCAACGGCTCGCGCGTTTGGAACGCAAAAATTGCGATTTGGTTCTGATCCTTACCGCATGTTTCTAACGCTCTCGCATGGCAACGGGTTGATGGCACCAATGTCGCACCTGACGCCCAAGGAACGGTATCAAGTGGTTCACTACGTTCGTGAAGCGTTCATGAAGCCGTCCAATCCTGAATACTTTGACGTCACGAGTGAGTACTTGGCGGGGCTTCCTCTGGGAACTGAAAACGGAACCAAAATTGCCGACGTGCCGCGAGATTTGGGTCCGGCGTTAGGGTCGCAACTGCGACGCGAATTCAGCAGCGTGTTGACGATTCCGCTCGGTGGACTGACGATCTCGTACGACCTTCATTCAATGAACCAGGCAGGAATCTGGAACGGTGGGTTTCTGGACTTGACGCAAACTCAGCATGTTCGCGATCGCGGCGAAGGCACAGCCAACCCCCAGGGAACCGAGATCAACGCGATGGCTCGTTGGCAATGGGGGCACGACGGAACGCTTGACTATCCTCGCAAAGATCTGTTGCCCCGCGGGCCGATGCCCATCAAGTGGATGGACTACCACGGTTATTACGTGTCTGGCAACGCGGTGGTGCTGAGTTACACCATCGACAGAAGAGCGATTTTAGAAGCGCCGCGATTCTCGGGTGATAATAGCATTACGCACTCGCTACAGATTTCACCTGGACGCTCACTGGTCCTGTGGCTGGCTGACGGATTCGGAACCGAGAGCCAGTTGGAAACTGACTTTGCGGCTAATAAGAATGCTGGCTTCGCAGTTCGGGGAGACACCAAGGGGATTCGATGGGAAGTCGACAAGAAAGAGCGATTGATGTTACGGATTCCCGCCGATCAAAACGTACGCGATCTTGATATCGTGCGGACGTGGATCGATTCATCTGAGCAAGCTTCGTCTTCCGAGAAGTTGAAGAGGCAACTCCAATCGCACTCTACCAAACCTCTGTCCTCTTCGCCTGGAAAACTTCTTGCCGGAGGACCCGCGTTGTGGCCTGAGCAAGTCATCACGGTCGGAACATTGGGTTTGGAAGAAGGTGGATACGTTTTGGACACGCTGACTCTTCCCGATGCAACGGATTCCAACACTTGGTTTCGCACGTCGGCGCTCGACTTCTATTCCGACGGCCGTATGGCGATCTGTACTTATGGCGGCGATGTCTGGGTTGTTTCAGGCATTGACACGGATCTGATGGACTTGCGATGGAAACGTTTCGCCGCTGGCTTATACGAACCACTTGGACTAAAGATTGTCGACGACTATGTGTATGTGACGTGCAAGGATCGAATCGTGCGTTTGCATGATCGAGATAGAAACGGTGAAGCTGATTTCTATGAAAGTTTTAGCGCCGACACTGATGTGTCCGTAAATTTTCACGCCTTTAACTTTGACTTGCAAACCGATAGCGAAGGTAACTTCTATTACGCTAAGAGCGGTCACGGTGCCGACTCGGACTTGCCAGGCGTTGTCTTCAAAATTTCTCCTGATGGAAAGAATCGCGAGGTCTATAGCACCGGTTTTCGCACTCCTAATGGAATGGGCGTCCTTCCGGGCGATACGTCGACGCTCGCTAGAATCGTCAATAGCGACAACCAAGGCCAGTGGACGCCTGCTTCTAAGATCAATCTGCTTAAACCCGGTGGTTTCTACGGCTGGGTACCCACTTATTCGATCCCTGGCATGTGGGAACCTGGCGGAGGAGCGATCGACATCACTCAGGTGCAGGCACCTGAGACGTTTGAACCGCCGCTGGTATGGATGCCGCAAGAATTTGACAATTCATCGGGTGGTCAGATCTACGTCGAAGACCATCGGTTCGGACCACTTTCAAAACATTTGTTGCATACCTGTTTTGGGAAGGGGTGGATGTCGTACCTGATGATCCAGGACGTTGGTGAGCTATCGCAAGCGGCAATTGTCAAACTGCCATTCAACTTCGCAACGGGCATCATGCGTGGACGCGTGAACCCGAAAGACGGGCAGGTTTACGCGACGGGATTGCAGGGCTGGAACGGAGGCGGTCGCGTCGGCTTAGCCGATGGCGGAATTCAAAGACTGCGCTACACCGGAAAGCCAGCGCCAATGGTGGTCGATGCTCGCGTTGTTCCAGGCGGCTTGGAACTCGACTTCAACTTTAAGCTGAGTCCTTCGTCGGCGAAGGATATCGCATCGTATGTTGGCAACCAGTGGGATTACCAATGGAGTCGCAACTATGGATCGGACCAATATGTTCCGGGGACCCAAGAGCAGGGAACCGAACCTCTGGCGATCGAGTCCGTTGTAGTCGAATCGCTGGATGTGCTGGGGCCAGGTGCGCGTGGGTCTGATACACGGGGGGCTGATACACCGAAGGCTGTTACAGGGGAGGCCGTTACAGGGGAGGCTGTTACAGGGGAGGCTCGTGCACGTGGGACTGGTACACGGGTCCGCCTAGTCACGCCCAAGATCGCGCCCGTCCACCAACTGCATCTGAGGTTGCATTTGAAAGATGCGTACGGAAATCCGTTTGATGAAGAGATCTACTGGACGATCAACGCGGTCCCGCCGCAGCATGCTCCATTGGCTACAGAGTGA
- a CDS encoding alpha/beta hydrolase family protein — protein sequence MLIYKRLRIVAIFASTLMLCLSTFGADQVSDQPDIDKSTELGDRLLAEYFQLETAALSTEVVTPGMTLPKLKTQQSIDRQRLAEMLGLDPMPKRTPLEAVVVSTEARDGFRVQRLHFQPSPGLYVAANFYLPLKVDQALPTILYVCGHANTEANGVRPGNKAAYHHHGVWFARNGYACLIVDTIQLGEFAGQHHGTYRWEKWWWNNRGYTPAGVEAWTGIRALDYLETRQEVDANRFGITGRSGGGAYSWWIAALDQRIKVAVPVAGITTLRNHVVDGCVEGHCDCMYMINTYRWDYARVAALMAPRPLLISNSDKDSLFPLDGVVEIHRQVRDVYDVHSKPDHLGLQITEGPHKDTQELRVHAFRWFNRFLKNDESLIRTPAEQCIELSDLAVFDHPPNDEQVTTVDEWFIPQAHEPIENWLESLRDKSFAGWPSEDQVRPLRLELVAENEKDGVRCEVYEFDSQQPYRLPLFVISINEPSTKVNAWTLETLNQEQWGRVAGGIASMMPQSLPNTQASSEDFEILAERVRRSPDRKLVLFAPRGIGPTEWTRDPTERVHIRRRFMLLGQTQDAMRIWDLRRAIAAVRAMPTYDDASLTLRGSNHAAAWALYASLFDQHVSELEMRNLPTSHRDGITLLNVERVVDMATVVQQAGKRSKLSIIRD from the coding sequence ATGCTGATCTACAAACGTTTGCGTATCGTCGCGATTTTCGCGTCGACACTGATGCTCTGCCTGTCCACTTTCGGCGCCGATCAAGTGTCGGATCAACCTGACATCGACAAGAGCACGGAACTGGGAGACCGTTTGTTAGCGGAGTACTTTCAACTTGAGACCGCCGCCCTATCAACGGAGGTCGTGACGCCGGGCATGACTTTACCCAAGTTGAAGACACAACAAAGCATCGATCGACAACGCCTCGCCGAAATGCTTGGTCTTGATCCAATGCCAAAGCGAACGCCGCTTGAAGCGGTCGTGGTGAGCACCGAAGCACGCGACGGTTTCCGGGTTCAACGATTGCATTTCCAACCGTCCCCGGGTTTGTATGTTGCGGCAAATTTCTATTTGCCACTGAAGGTCGATCAAGCGTTACCAACCATCTTGTATGTATGTGGTCACGCCAACACCGAAGCCAATGGAGTTCGCCCCGGGAACAAGGCGGCCTACCATCACCATGGCGTTTGGTTCGCACGAAATGGCTATGCGTGCTTGATCGTTGATACTATCCAGCTAGGTGAATTCGCAGGGCAGCATCATGGCACCTATCGCTGGGAAAAGTGGTGGTGGAACAATCGCGGATACACTCCCGCAGGCGTCGAAGCGTGGACAGGCATTCGCGCGTTGGATTACCTAGAGACTCGCCAAGAGGTCGACGCCAACCGCTTTGGCATCACCGGGCGATCGGGCGGGGGAGCATACTCGTGGTGGATCGCAGCACTCGACCAACGTATCAAAGTGGCGGTACCAGTCGCCGGGATCACAACGTTGAGAAATCACGTTGTCGATGGATGCGTCGAAGGTCACTGCGATTGCATGTACATGATCAACACCTATCGTTGGGATTACGCTCGAGTGGCAGCATTGATGGCACCACGACCTTTGCTGATTTCCAACAGTGATAAAGACAGCCTGTTTCCGCTCGATGGCGTGGTAGAGATTCATCGCCAAGTTCGTGACGTTTACGATGTTCATAGCAAGCCCGATCATCTTGGCTTGCAGATCACCGAAGGACCACACAAAGACACGCAAGAACTCCGCGTTCATGCTTTCCGATGGTTCAACCGTTTCTTAAAGAACGATGAATCGCTCATTCGTACGCCGGCGGAGCAGTGCATTGAACTCAGCGACTTGGCCGTTTTCGACCATCCACCCAACGACGAGCAAGTGACCACGGTTGACGAATGGTTTATCCCCCAGGCCCATGAACCAATCGAGAACTGGCTCGAATCTCTGCGTGATAAATCATTTGCGGGTTGGCCAAGCGAGGACCAGGTGCGGCCACTTCGCCTAGAACTCGTTGCCGAAAACGAGAAAGACGGCGTTCGATGCGAGGTTTATGAATTCGACAGTCAACAACCGTACCGCCTTCCGTTGTTCGTTATCAGCATTAACGAGCCTTCGACCAAGGTGAATGCGTGGACACTCGAAACTTTGAACCAGGAACAGTGGGGGCGGGTAGCCGGAGGCATCGCATCAATGATGCCTCAATCGCTGCCAAACACACAGGCATCGAGTGAGGACTTTGAGATCCTCGCCGAGCGTGTGAGGCGGAGTCCCGATCGCAAGCTTGTGCTCTTTGCTCCACGTGGAATCGGCCCAACGGAGTGGACTCGAGATCCAACCGAACGAGTACACATTCGCCGTCGCTTCATGTTGTTAGGCCAGACTCAAGATGCAATGCGGATCTGGGATCTTCGGCGAGCGATAGCGGCGGTGCGAGCAATGCCTACGTACGACGATGCGTCATTAACGCTTCGCGGCAGCAACCATGCTGCGGCATGGGCGTTGTACGCTAGTTTATTTGACCAACATGTCAGTGAACTCGAAATGCGAAACCTTCCAACCAGTCATAGAGATGGAATCACGTTGCTGAACGTTGAACGAGTGGTCGATATGGCCACCGTGGTTCAGCAGGCAGGCAAGCGTTCCAAGCTCAGCATCATTCGTGACTAG